The DNA sequence AGGCAGTCACTGAAGTCAGTGAATCCCTGCATGCCTATGATGAGAGTCCAAATGTCAAGCCACCGTCAACTGCTCACACTAAAAAAAGTGCTGATAGAGATGAAGGCATTATGCTGGGGGATCTGAGGTTGCTACGGCCATTCAAATGCGACCCAATGCATGAGCCTCATCCTTCATTCCCTGTTATGCTGAAGAGTGTAAGAGAGAAGATTGACTTGGGTGAATTCTTGCATTGGCTTGAAAATCACAAGAGACAGCTTGCAAGAGGTCAATCTGTAGTTCCTGAAAATGTAGAATCTGAATCGTCTGATGCAGATGACTAAGTAAAGTGCACGTTATAACAAAAGTAGAATTTTTTCCTCATCTACTGAGTTAAAAAGGaggaactttaaaatggaattcagttcagttcaatttatagttttaggatgtacaaaaaacaagaaaatttaagTATTTAAAGCTAATGGTGAGAATTAAAGCCCAAGGGAAGCCACTTGGCTTATAAGggatgggctccctcagttaaatTATctcaacaaaatattatcaGAATTATTTATGGTACCTAGAATGTTTTGCAGATTTTCTTACGGAGGATTTTAAGCCTATTTGGATGTGACATTACTTATAATCTGTACAATCTTTTCTGCATGTTCTTTTCTCCAAACCGGTAGTTTTTCCATAATTCTGTCAAGAGAACAGAGTTCTTGAAGTGTTGAACAAACATCATCAATTATTGTCATTGTTAATCCTGAACACATACTTAAATTCAAATAGTTATCGCTGGCCTCAATTTCTTCTTTGTATTTTATAAGCTCTGATTTTATATCTTTCACctgttttccagaaagaagAAGTTCATTATCAGAGATGTGAATGTTTTCAAGGGCCAAAACATCTTGATGTAGCTCAACACATTCAGAGCACTCACAGTCAGTTCGACATATGTTATAGCAGCTTTGTTTGTCTCGAGGACTTGGAATGCCAAAACCAAAGTGGCTAAGCACAATTTTTCTTCTACAGACATTTTGAGGGTTTTTACAGTAATCTCTCATAACAGGTTGCATTCCTTCAACATCTGCACCAATATCATTGTTGTTGAAGTAAAGAGTTGATGTGGCAGGCCTCCCATCTCTTCGAGCTCTCCCACTTTCTTGAAAAAAACTCTCCATAGTTCGAGGCACACC is a window from the Porites lutea chromosome 10, jaPorLute2.1, whole genome shotgun sequence genome containing:
- the LOC140949517 gene encoding uncharacterized protein, which produces MAKIVAMTATATKEYQTSIMKSLNMKDPKLVITNPERPNIFYEVQQRPSYLKQSNINQFEEILSPIADELIIANIKMPVTIIYSSLEMCGVGYAFLERKLGDHQFYPIGAPQIPQNRLFAQFHSPQTDKMKHELISSIVSESCKQRVIFATVAFGMGVDSPCVERIIHFGVPRTMESFFQESGRARRDGRPATSTLYFNNNDIGADVEGMQPVMRDYCKNPQNVCRRKIVLSHFGFGIPSPRDKQSCYNICRTDCECSECVELHQDVLALENIHISDNELLLSGKQVKDIKSELIKYKEEIEASDNYLNLSMCSGLTMTIIDDVCSTLQELCSLDRIMEKLPVWRKEHAEKIVQIISNVTSK